The window TGGCAAATTCAACTACTCTATCCGGGGTGTTTTTTGCTCTCACTATTTCAACGAGCTTCATTTTCGGTACCGGATTAAAGAAATGGAGACCCACTAACCTGCCGGGATCTTTCAGAATTTGAGATAACGCATTAATCGAGAGTGAGGATGTGTTGGTTGCAAAGATTGTATCTTGAGAACATTCATTTTCCAGCTCCTTGAGCACCTCTTGCTTCAGTTCCATATCTTCTGTTAATGCCTCAATCACAAGGTTTGCGTGTTCCAGATCGTAAAAGTTTGTTGTGACCTTGATCCTGCCGAGAATCTCCTTTTTCAACTCATCCTTTATGGTTTTAGAAAGCAGTTTATCAATAATTCCAAGTGACTTTCTGGCAATCTCTTCGTGCCGGTCAATCACGATTACCTGATATCCCGTTTGAGCGCAGACCTGGGCAATGCCCCTTCCCATTGTCCCTGCCCCTATGATTCCGACCGTTCTCTGCTTTGCGGCCTGTTTTAACTCTTTCGGCGCTTCTTCGATCAGGTCTCCCAGCTTATATTCAGTGAAAGATTTCCTGATTTGAAAGTTACCATAATCATCCTCCAGTAACAGGTTGCAGTAGGGAACCCTCGTATGGCCGGGTGACGGAATCTCTATCTTGGTAATTCCTCGTACCGTACTCTTGTTTGCATAGACTTCTGCAACATTCCCCTGGCAGAAGATACATACTTTTACATCATAATACCACTTCTTATGGCAATCTTCACACTCAAATACCATGCTACCCCCTCCTTTCAAAGATATGTATTACGGCCGTTCCTCCTACACCTCCAATATTGTGTGTGAGTCCGATCTTCGCATCCTCTACCTGTCGGCTGCCAGCCTCTCCACGTAACTGGGTTGTCACTTCAAATACCTGGGCAAGTCCGGTTGCCCCGATAGGATGTCCATCTGCCTTGAGCCCCCCATCGGTGTTTATGGGGATCTCTCCCTTTAAGGTGGTTTTTTCTTTCCTGACCCAATCTTTACTTTCACCCGGCTTGCATATGCCAAGGTCTTCCATTGCCACCAATTCGTTAATGGTAAAACAGTCATGGACCTCTACAATATCAAGATCCTTTGGAGTAATCTCAGCCTGTTCGTATGCCTGTTTGCTGGCAAGCCTGGCAGCCTCGAGAGATGTGTGTACTTTTCGATGAGACAGGGAAATATGGTCGGTAAACAAACTTGATCCGATTATCTTCACATCACGATCACTCTTCTGATTTTTTGATATTACTACTGCTGCAGCACCATCAGAAATAGGAGAACAGTCGAAGAGATTCAAGGGTGAGGCTATTAATTGAGCGTTCTTTATCATTTCACGGGAAACGTCCTTATGGTTAAAATGTGCCAGGGGGTTTAATCGGGAATTGTTATGATTTTTAAATGCTACCAATTCAAGATCTTCATGGGTTGTGCCATATTTGTGCATATGCTGCTGTGCAACCAGGGCGTAATGTGCCGGAAAGATCAAGCCTTGCATCTGATCAGCAGATCTGTCGCCAGCCATTCCAAGGTTTTGAGTACTCTCTTGAGTTGTTGCATTCGTCATCTTTTCAACACCGACAATCAGAATATTGTCGAACCTTGACAAAGCGATTATGGCCTGATACAGTGCGCTGCTGCCAGAGGCACAGGCTGTCTCAACCCGGATAATTGGAAGCCGTAACTCTGGGAGTAAGCTGGAAACAACTGAGTTAAGATGCAACTGTTTTTCATAAGGCCCGCCCAGAAAATTGCTCACATAAACAGCCTCGATATCTTCAATAGAAATCGGGCTATCGTTAATGGCATTATACATTGCCTGATAGGCCAATTCCGGCATGGTTTCTGTAAGCACTCCAAACTTTGTCCTGCCAACTCCAAGAACATACATATTTCCCCCCCCCCCCCTTCCATTTCTGTTTGGTACGTATGGTAGTAATTCAAAACACATAGTATATAATAAATCCCCTAAAAGCATCTTCTTTTTTTAATTTTTTAAACTTGCAATTTCTTGAGTATGTGATACCGTATTTATTATGAACTCAGTGTGTACGTCGGCCGATTTTTTTCTCAAGGACAAGGAAAAACATACCATATGCATACAATGAAAATCAAGGTCACAAAAGCGGAATGGGATTTAAGACCAAAATCAAAAATTCTCAGGGTGGACGGTTTTGTCATGGTTGACTCATATGATGACGAAGTGACTGCAGATCAACATGAGGAGCCGGGAACCGACAAAAAAATCTTAAAAATTAACCTTATCGTAAAACCCAGCGGCAGCCCCAAGCAGCGGCAGCCGTTACCCTTTCACTTTGCAAGAATGACCGATGGCAAAGAACCCTGGACTCATGTACAGGTTATTGATGAAAGCGGAACGAGTGTATCGTATCCCCTCACAAAAATATCCTTTGCATGATCACACAAATCACCCCTCCCCTTACTTGAAAAACACACAGAGTGTCTTTTTTAAGTTTTCCGTCTATGACTCTTTTTATTCCTTACCTGTCCTTCTGAACTGTTCAGCGTTTTTGTAGTAAGTGGCTGCAGGGTACATCGTTTGACCAGCAGCCAGGTTTTAGTATAAATATGTACAAAATAGATTACATCCTTCACAGAAGGAGATAAAACCGAATGAAAGATCGTTCAAGACTTATCACTGAGAAAAGGAACCACAACACTCTTCAGATTGACCAGAAATCAACATCTGAAATTGTAGACATCATCAATAGAGAGGATTCAAACGTAATCGATGCCGTTCGCAGAGAGCATGACACTATTACAAGGGCGGTTGATTTGATTGTTGAATCCTTTAACAAGGGTGGACGGTTATTTTATGTGGGGGCTGGTACAAGCGGAAGATTAGGGGTACTTGATGCCGCTGAATGCCCCCCTACCTTCGGGACAGACCCAGGGCTGGTACAGGGAATAATTGCGGGAGGTGAGCAAGCTCTTACGCGATCAATAGAGGGTGCAGAAGATAGCTATGGGGAAGGAGAAAAGGTACTCAGGGATAATGGAATTACCTCTCTCGATACAGTTGTCGGTATTGCCACAGGAGGAACGACGCCATTTGTCCACGGTGCATTAGTCATGGCCAGGAGACTCGGTGCGTCAACTATCTTCCTCAGCTGTAATCCAGGTACGACCCCTGCTGAAGCTGTTGACGTTATCATCAGGCCGGTAACAGGCCCCGAGGTAATTACCGGTTCGACACGCATGAAGGCGGGTACTGCAACAAAGCTTGTCCTCAATACACTCACTACAGCGGCAATGATCACGAGGGGGAAAGTGTATGAAAACTTTATGGTTGATTTGCAGATCAAGAATGAAAAACTGAGAGACCGCGCCGAGCGTATAATAATGGCTGTTACGGATCTCAATAGAGACAAAGCCTGTGTGCTCTTAAAGAGGGCGCAGGATAATGTGAAAACCGCCATTGTTATGCAGAAACTGCGGATTGAATATGAGGATGCGAAAAAGAGATTGGAGGAGTGTGGTGGTTTTGTACGAAAAGCGCTGGAATTGTGTTAGAACATTTTGATCACTCAAAGCTTTTATCTGTTAAATTTCAAAATTGGTCATGGAGGAATTTGGTTGTATGAATTTTTTGTCCAGAGTTAGTCAAAAACTCAAAGAGTGGAGAAAATGGATATATGGAACCTGGGTCATTCGTCAGTTCCCCAGTTCGATTGGCATGTTACATTACCTCTTTTTTTGTTTTCTCATATTTTTTCTCTTTCGATTGCTGTTATTTATTGAGCGGTATGAAGACATCCATAATCTTTCTCTGCAACAAAATCTAGACATATTCTTGATGGGATCAAGATTAGATGGAGTTGTGATTGGTTACACGTCTGCTTTGCTGGTGCTTTTTTTCTTGTTTTCACCGAATCGCTGGAGGTCAATACGCAAGAGGGTTGCTATGATATATACCTCAATTTTCTATCTCTCTTTTATCTTGGCCGAAATAAGCGGTATCTATTTTTTCCGATATTTCGATTTCCGGTTTAATTACTTGGTTATTGATCACTGGAAGGATTTTCAACTGGTCGAAACTATTTTTGAGATATATCCTGTACCGCTCGTATCTGGCATTATCGTGTGTCTCTTTGCCGGAGTATTCATTATGCAGAAACACTTATCGCCTCTCTGTTATCTCCCTGCCACCAAAGATAACCTTGAATTTCCGCAGTCAGGTTGGCGTGATCGTTGCGTTTTATTTTGTGTTTTTCTTCTCTGCGGCCTTCTCCAGAGAGGGAACTTAGATCATAGACCACTCAATCCCACAGCTGCGGCAATTACAAAAAACCGTGTGGCCAACGAAATTACGAATTCCGGTGTATTCAGAGTTGCGTATGAAGCTCTCCAACGAACATCAATCAAATATATACCGGTAAAATCGGTAATTTCTCCCATAGATAATGATAAAGCTTTTGAGATTGTGCGGCACAATTTTGCCAAAAAAGGTCGCCTGACGAATGACTCTTCCAATCCACTGGTTACTCATGTGTATACGGGGCATCCTCGCAAGAATTTGAATATTGTATTAATTGTAATGGAAAGTTTGACAGCTAAACTTATTGGATCATTGGGCGGTAGACCTGCTGCATCGCCAGAATTTGATCGCTTAGCTGAAGAAGGCGTTTTGCTTCAAAACTGTTATGCTACAGGAGAAAGAACAATTCAAGGACTTGAAGCGATAATCTGTTCCTTTCCACCATTACCGGGAGTAGGCATTGTCAGGCGGCCGCAGGCCCAGAATGGATTCACTACACTTGCTTCAGTTTTGAAGGAACGTGATTATAGGACGATGTTTCTCTACGGAGGGCAGGGAATTTTTGATCATAAGATCGGATTTTTTCTGGGGAACGGATATGATACGTTTCTGGAAGAAAAAGATTTTAAAGATCCAATTTATAAATCTCCTTGGGGCGCTTCGGACGAAGATCTGTATCTGAGAGCAGACCAACTATGTACTACACTTTTTGAGAAGGAACGGCCGTTTCTCTGTACAATATTGACAAGCTCTTTACATTCACCTTGGGTCTACCCGGAGGGAAGAATCAAACCGTTTCCAAAAGATGTGTATCAGCCTCCCGGATTTGTGTATGAGGAAATCAACAATTTTAAATATGCTGATTACGCGCTTGGACAATATTTTCGCACGGTGCGCGATTCAAACTATTTTAATGATACGATATTTGTTATCGTCGGAGATCACGGAGTTCATCTGAGGGGTCAGGAATTGATTCCTGTCGATGAATATCGTGTTGGAGCGCTCTTTTACGCACCACATATTCTGAAACCGGAACAAATTGATCGACCTACTTCTCAGCTCGATATTGTTCCCACAATTCTTGGCCTGCTCGGAGGATCATACCGTAGCACATTTTTTGGGAAAAATTTGTTTAACCCTGATGAAGAGGCGGAATACGCCATTATGGTGTATGATAAAAAACGGTATGGTATCATATCCGGTCCTCGTCTCACTATTCTTGGTGAGACGGGAGATAATTACGCGTATAAACGGGGACCAGCAAATAGAGGATGGGTAGAAACTCCCTGCTCAGAAGAACATGGAAGTTTGGCTCTGTTTACTACAGCAATTCTTCAGACAGCGGAAAAACTGCTTGAGGAAAAAAAATATCACACGCAGATTGACAGATTGGTTTTGTTCTAACTAGTGGATGAACCAAAACTCCGCATCTCCTTTGTGCTCTTTGTTGCTCTGCGGTGAACAACTGCTCACATTTTTGTCAAATTATTTTTTCTGAGATATTAATCTGCAGGGGAAAAACCATGTTTTTTTCCCCAACCCTGCGGATCTCTGTTCCAATCTATAACAACTGCTAATTCCTGGTCACGCAACACCCCGTTTTCTTTTGCAAAATTTACCAGGGTAGAAAAGCTCGTAATTGTAACCAGTTCACAATTCCCATCCTTAAACATCTTTGCTGCCTTTTCAAAACCATAGGTAAATATTGCCACGACACCGATACATTCACCCCCTGCTTCTCTTACCGCTTCAACAGCAGCAAAACTGCTCCCTCCCGTACTGATAAGGTCTTCTATTATGACGACTCTCTTCTTCTCAACGTTCGCACCTTCAATCTGATGACACCCTCCATGAGACTTTTTTGAACCTCTGATATAAGCCATTGGTTTAAACAATCGTTCACTTATCCAGGATGCCCAGGGAATCCCGGCCGTTGAAGTACCCGCAACAATATCAAACTCAAATATTTTTAACTCGTTAAGAAAGGCATCAACAATTTGAGATCTCTCCAGTGGATAGGCAATCATTTGCCTGTTGTCACAATATATCGGACTTCTCATTCCTGATACGAAGGTAAATGGCTCCCTGGCATCTAAGGCTACAGCCTTTTTTTCTAGTAATAGTCTTGCAATATTTTCATCCATATCGAAAAATATCCTAATTCGAACGAGTCGGAAATTGATTCCAGAATTACGATCTGCAATTATTTAAAGTTTTTAATGCAGCAGTAAAACGTGTGCCTGGAACAGGAAGTGATCAAAACAGTATTTGTTAAGGGACCATCGCTGTATTATAAACAGGTAAGAGCCGCTATTTCAATTTTTTTCCTGAAAAAGTAAACTACGCTTGACATTTTATACCAATATCAGCTAAAATAAGTTCTTTGTTTACAGTCCTCATAATTTAATATGGGTAAGGAGGAATATATTGGACGATATACGTTCGAGAGAAATAAAAGAATCAATAGAAAAATGTCCTGAAGTAGGACGCATTCTTGAAGAATACGGTATTGGCTGTGTACCCTGTTCTGTTGGAAGCTGCTTCCTGAGCGAAGTTGTGGGGATTCACAATCTCGACCCGCAAACAGAAGCCACTTTAA is drawn from Candidatus Scalindua sp. and contains these coding sequences:
- a CDS encoding LTA synthase family protein, with translation MIYTSIFYLSFILAEISGIYFFRYFDFRFNYLVIDHWKDFQLVETIFEIYPVPLVSGIIVCLFAGVFIMQKHLSPLCYLPATKDNLEFPQSGWRDRCVLFCVFLLCGLLQRGNLDHRPLNPTAAAITKNRVANEITNSGVFRVAYEALQRTSIKYIPVKSVISPIDNDKAFEIVRHNFAKKGRLTNDSSNPLVTHVYTGHPRKNLNIVLIVMESLTAKLIGSLGGRPAASPEFDRLAEEGVLLQNCYATGERTIQGLEAIICSFPPLPGVGIVRRPQAQNGFTTLASVLKERDYRTMFLYGGQGIFDHKIGFFLGNGYDTFLEEKDFKDPIYKSPWGASDEDLYLRADQLCTTLFEKERPFLCTILTSSLHSPWVYPEGRIKPFPKDVYQPPGFVYEEINNFKYADYALGQYFRTVRDSNYFNDTIFVIVGDHGVHLRGQELIPVDEYRVGALFYAPHILKPEQIDRPTSQLDIVPTILGLLGGSYRSTFFGKNLFNPDEEAEYAIMVYDKKRYGIISGPRLTILGETGDNYAYKRGPANRGWVETPCSEEHGSLALFTTAILQTAEKLLEEKKYHTQIDRLVLF
- a CDS encoding thiolase domain-containing protein — its product is MCFELLPYVPNRNGRGGGGNMYVLGVGRTKFGVLTETMPELAYQAMYNAINDSPISIEDIEAVYVSNFLGGPYEKQLHLNSVVSSLLPELRLPIIRVETACASGSSALYQAIIALSRFDNILIVGVEKMTNATTQESTQNLGMAGDRSADQMQGLIFPAHYALVAQQHMHKYGTTHEDLELVAFKNHNNSRLNPLAHFNHKDVSREMIKNAQLIASPLNLFDCSPISDGAAAVVISKNQKSDRDVKIIGSSLFTDHISLSHRKVHTSLEAARLASKQAYEQAEITPKDLDIVEVHDCFTINELVAMEDLGICKPGESKDWVRKEKTTLKGEIPINTDGGLKADGHPIGATGLAQVFEVTTQLRGEAGSRQVEDAKIGLTHNIGGVGGTAVIHIFERRG
- a CDS encoding 3-hydroxyacyl-CoA dehydrogenase NAD-binding domain-containing protein — encoded protein: MVFECEDCHKKWYYDVKVCIFCQGNVAEVYANKSTVRGITKIEIPSPGHTRVPYCNLLLEDDYGNFQIRKSFTEYKLGDLIEEAPKELKQAAKQRTVGIIGAGTMGRGIAQVCAQTGYQVIVIDRHEEIARKSLGIIDKLLSKTIKDELKKEILGRIKVTTNFYDLEHANLVIEALTEDMELKQEVLKELENECSQDTIFATNTSSLSINALSQILKDPGRLVGLHFFNPVPKMKLVEIVRAKNTPDRVVEFAREVATEMGKTPVVTGDAPGFIVNRLLLPFLNEAMDKFSDGTSTAEDIDRAVTLGLNHPMGPLALSDLIGLDVCKVILDELYAGYEDHKYKPCKTLCDMVEKGDLGRKTGKGFYTY
- the pyrE gene encoding orotate phosphoribosyltransferase: MDENIARLLLEKKAVALDAREPFTFVSGMRSPIYCDNRQMIAYPLERSQIVDAFLNELKIFEFDIVAGTSTAGIPWASWISERLFKPMAYIRGSKKSHGGCHQIEGANVEKKRVVIIEDLISTGGSSFAAVEAVREAGGECIGVVAIFTYGFEKAAKMFKDGNCELVTITSFSTLVNFAKENGVLRDQELAVVIDWNRDPQGWGKKHGFSPAD
- the murQ gene encoding N-acetylmuramic acid 6-phosphate etherase encodes the protein MKDRSRLITEKRNHNTLQIDQKSTSEIVDIINREDSNVIDAVRREHDTITRAVDLIVESFNKGGRLFYVGAGTSGRLGVLDAAECPPTFGTDPGLVQGIIAGGEQALTRSIEGAEDSYGEGEKVLRDNGITSLDTVVGIATGGTTPFVHGALVMARRLGASTIFLSCNPGTTPAEAVDVIIRPVTGPEVITGSTRMKAGTATKLVLNTLTTAAMITRGKVYENFMVDLQIKNEKLRDRAERIIMAVTDLNRDKACVLLKRAQDNVKTAIVMQKLRIEYEDAKKRLEECGGFVRKALELC